The proteins below come from a single Miscanthus floridulus cultivar M001 chromosome 1, ASM1932011v1, whole genome shotgun sequence genomic window:
- the LOC136456262 gene encoding CBS domain-containing protein CBSX3, mitochondrial-like has protein sequence MQRAVQAVRSHGNVLKYAVLQHISAPKPAMLPAVFSRFMSVSSARLEDSGFETATVSDVLKSKGKSADGSWLWCTTEDTVYDAVKSMTQHNVGALVVVKPGEDKTIAGIVTERDYLRKIIVQGRSSKSTKVGDIMTEENKLITVNPNTKVVQAMQLMTDNRIRHIPVIDGTGMLGMVSIGDVVRAVVAEHREELNRLNDYIQGGY, from the exons ATGCAACGGGCAGTGCAAGCCGTCAGGTCACATGGCAATGTGCTTAAATATGCTGTTCTACAACACATCAGCGCTCCCAAACCAGCAATGCTTCCTGCTGTCTTTTCTCGTTTCATGTCAGTTTCATCTGCTCGCCTAGAGGATAGTGGATTTGAAACTGCCACTGTATCAGATGTCTTGAAGTCTAAAGGGAAGAGTGCTGATGGATCTTGGCTGTGGTGCACCACAGAGGATACTGTCTATGATGCTGTCAAATCG ATGACGCAGCACAACGTGGGAGCTTTGGTGGTTGTCAAACCTGGAGAGGATAAAACAATTGCTGGCATTGTCACTGAGAGAG ATTACCTCCGGAAAATCATAGTGCAGGGAAGATCTTCCAAGTCAACTAAGGTTGGCGACATCATGACTGAAGAG AACAAACTGATCACAGTGAATCCCAACACCAAAGTCGTGCAAGCAATGCAGCTCATGACAG ACAACCGCATCAGACACATCCCGGTGATTGACGGCACAGGGATGCTGGGGATggtctccatcggcgacgtcgtgcGCGCAGTGGTGGCCGAGCACAGGGAGGAGCTGAACCGGCTCAATGACTACATCCAGGGAGGCTACTAG